A region of Lycium barbarum isolate Lr01 chromosome 1, ASM1917538v2, whole genome shotgun sequence DNA encodes the following proteins:
- the LOC132615325 gene encoding uncharacterized protein LOC132615325 — translation MSNDKFSAPMPWIGRYIVAASLICILAMIVDAIQGIRRRKFWLPCRFFTLNAASLTLLGVVVKLPLDLNNPMPGENDQMAKLSSVVFMSTAMANFMPSLALMDNKDIFMEMAALGILVLTLAANVCIELGTGVIYSEKIEHIVVMLSIVFLFVIMCFSALTVPTIKCYLELKYRGKVQEISLQDLVEGEKPVEVKLEENLRKFLIMAETGNPQFVLARSATCATCCAICCLNGLLLLEVSLRDNLFGAHVKSMSDYRRSTYCISRIQAGGVAVGTVSSLIRWFAIARIKCSWRNIMNIKVEKHLLERLKDWKDSPFALQIMNPKCRKLVQQIQNLILGNCIRVQILIAVASKIVQLFPILLLRLLNSCFFPSSWCNNIINSESESAENLEEDISRYVLHLEGEEELAEVMENKRDDTTWMMEIGRKQQPKHLMKLLVGKFNKNQFPSPQFQELHNGWKMPIVTLTTIATTIPNIDHKIVDNLLLSVSESLKYVSFIEDVLGTNGNSEKNTRAADIAWLELYLYRKWLDQNLQKLALQGKTGKGILQNFADIAQNYVTKDDYSRKPAKVIAANSMYQMSQIILEDGERIDDQTHVVFFDYISVMIAGILGACLINMPYVITKICSDCAIEKREENVQHAIHLLGEAEEIIKSLQQHEEVTPTNSSNSDSDYSSSDEIQIVIE, via the coding sequence ATGTCTAATGACAAATTCAGTGCACCAATGCCATGGATTGGAAGGTATATTGTAGCAGCATCTTTGATTTGCATACTTGCAATGATAGTAGATGCAATACAAGGAATTAGAAGGAGAAAGTTTTGGCTTCCATGCAGATTTTTCACTCTTAATGCTGCTTCATTAACTTTATTAGGTGTTGTAGTTAAGTTGCCACTTGATCTAAACAATCCCATGCCAGGGGAAAATGATCAGATGGCTAAACTTAGCAGTGTTGTTTTCATGTCCACAGCGATGGCTAATTTTATGCCTTCGCTCGCGCTGATGGATAATAAAGATATCTTCATGGAAATGGCAGCATTGGGTATTCTTGTTCTCACCCTTGCTGCGAACGTTTGCATTGAGTTAGGCACTGGTGTTATCTACTCAGAAAAAATAGAGCATATTGTGGTTATGCTGTCTATTGTTTTTCTATTTGTGATCATGTGCTTCTCAGCGCTGACAGTTCCAACGATTAAATGTTATTTGGAATTGAAGTACAGAGGAAAAGTCCAAGAGATTTCGCTTCAAGATTTAGTAGAAGGTGAAAAACCGGTTGAAGTGAAACTGGAAGAAAATTTGAGGAAATTTCTTATCATGGCAGAAACAGGGAATCCTCAGTTTGTGTTGGCACGCTCTGCCACTTGTGCTACTTGTTGCGCAATCTGTTGTCTGAATGGTCTTTTGTTATTGGAAGTGTCACTCCGTGACAACTTGTTTGGTGCACATGTGAAGTCCATGTCCGATTATAGAAGATCAACATATTGCATTTCCAGGATTCAAGCCGGTGGAGTGGCAGTAGGCACAGTGTCCTCACTTATCAGATGGTTtgcaattgctagaattaaatgtTCATGGAGGAACATAATGAATATTAAAGTAGAAAAGCATTTGCTTGAAAGACTAAAAGATTGGAAAGATAGTCCCTTTGCCCTGCAAATCATGAATCCAAAATGCAGAAAGTTAGTTCAGCAGATACAAAATTTAATTTTGGGAAATTGTATAAGAGTACAGATTCTGATTGCGGTAGCCAGCAAGATAGTGCAACTGTTCCCAATTCTCCTACTAAGGTTGCTAAATTCGTGCTTTTTTCCTTCCTCGTGGTGCAACAACATAATCAACTCAGAATCAGAATCAGCAGAGAATCTGGAGGAAGACATAAGTCGGTATGTTTTACATCTAGAAGGTGAGGAGGAACTGGCTGAGGTGATGGAAAACAAGAGGGATGACACAACTTGGATGATGGAAATTGGTAGAAAACAGCAGCCAAAACATCTGATGAAGCTTTTAGTTGGTAAGTTTAACAAAAACCAATTTCCATCTCCACAATTTCAAGAGCTACATAATGGTTGGAAAATGCCTATTGTAACTTTAACAACTATTGCCACTACAATTCCTAACATTGATCACAAAATTGTAGACAATCTCTTACTCAGTGTCAGTGAAAGTCTCAAGTATGTCAGCTTCATTGAAGATGTCCTTGGAACCAATGGAAATTCGGAGAAAAACACACGGGCAGCAGACATAGCATGGTTGGAGCTATATCTATATCGTAAATGGCTTGATCAAAACTTGCAAAAACTGGCTCTTCAAGGAAAAACAGGAAAAGGGATTCTTCAGAATTTTGCAGACATAGCACAAAACTATGTTACAAAAGATGATTACTCAAGAAAGCCAGCCAAGGTTATAGCAGCAAACTCTATGTATCAAATGAGTCAAATCATACTAGAGGACGGCGAAAGAATTGATGATCAGACACACGTAGTATTTTTCGATTATATCTCTGTTATGATTGCAGGTATTCTTGGTGCTTGTTTGATCAATATGCCTTATGTCATTACTAAAATATGTTCTGACTGTGCCATAGAGAAGAGGGAGGAAAATGTCCAACATGCTATTCATCTTCTTGGTGAAGCTGAAGAAATAATAAAATCCCTTCAGCAGCATGAGGAAGTTACTCCTACTAATTCGTCCAACAGTGACTCAGATTATTCAAGCTCAGATGAAATTCAAATAGTTATTGAGTAA